Proteins found in one Pyrus communis chromosome 15, drPyrComm1.1, whole genome shotgun sequence genomic segment:
- the LOC137717077 gene encoding uncharacterized protein, with protein sequence MLGMDPFMVYHFLHLDPISRPVIQRKQKHGIERNKIIKVEIAKLKDAQFIVEVHNPNWPAKVVLVQKEEWKVESMRGFDRLEQSLPKGSIPNSTDRPIGRLNRGTRTLKLYECLRIKNAWTTHQRLVNRIFKEKIRDTMKVYMDDMVVKSEKKKDHITHLQDSFDLLQKYNIKLNREKRTFKVASCKFLGYMVTKCGIEATDQGHHRDEIAQNHEGNIKPNRASNSPQQILFTIHR encoded by the coding sequence ATGCTTGGAATGGATCCTTTTATGGTCTACCATTTTCTCCACCTGGACCCAATTTCCAGACCAGTTATCCAACGTAAGCAGAAACACGGAATAGAACGCAATAAGATTATAAAGGTGGAGATAGCCAAACTAAAGGACGCCCAATTTATTGTAGAAGTCCACAACCCAAACTGGCCAGCGAAGGTTGTGCTAGTGCAAAAAGAAGAATGGAAAGTGGAGAGTATGCGTGGATTTGACCGACTTGAACAAAGCTTGCCCAAAGGATCTATACCTAATTCCACGGATCGACCTATTGGTAGACTTAACCGCGGGACACGAACTCTTAAGCTTTATGAATGCTTACGAATTAAGAATGCATGGACAACACACCAACGACTCGTCAACCGAATCTTTAAGGAGAAGATCAGAGACACAATGAAAGTTTACATGGATGACATGGTTGTCAAGAGTGAAAAGAAGAAGGACCATATAACACATCTCCAAGACTCGTTTGACCTACTCCAAAAGTACAACATAAAGCTGAATCGAGAAAAGCGTACCTTCAAAGTAGCATCATGTAAATTCTTGGGTTACATGGTTACTAAGTGTGGAATTGAGGCTACAGATCAAGGCCATCATAGAGATGAGATTGCCCAAAACCATGAAGGAAATATAAAGCCTAACAGGGCAAGTAATAGCCCTCAACAGATACTTTTCACGATTCATCGATAA